A genomic segment from Fusarium fujikuroi IMI 58289 draft genome, chromosome FFUJ_chr04 encodes:
- a CDS encoding probable MAK16 protein, with product MSFSGCSDELVWQIIGQQFCAFKIKTNKAQTFCRNEHNVTGLCNRQSCPLANSRYATVREHQNRLYLLIKTPERAHLPSKLWQRYKLPSNYSKALSMIDEKLIYWPNFLIHKCKQRLTRLTQVQTRMRRIAAEEERLGEKLVPKMAPKIRHREQARERKAEAAAKLERTIERELVERLRQGAYGDQPLNVSESIWKKVLNAMERDGEGQRDKDLDKGLDENGEEAEWSEEEEDDNLENQVEYVSDIEESDEELGDLEDWLESENEEEDEDEDDDDDSEESETEKSGNKRKRGRAIKMKNKKPRQEEKKEKLMLTNDLTW from the exons ATGAGCTTCAGTGGCTGCAGTGACGAGCTAGTCTGGCAAATTATAGGACAACAATTCTGCGCCTTTAAGATCAA AACCAACAAAGCTCAGACATTCTGCCGCAACGAGCACAATGTCACAGGCCTGTGCAATCGTCAGTCATGTCCTCTCGCGAACTCGCGATACGCTACAGTCAGGGAGCATCAAAATCGATTGTACTTGTTGATCAAAACTCCAGAGAGGGCCCATCTCCCAAGCAAACTT TGGCAACGCTACAAACTGCCCAGCAACTACTCCAAGGCATTGTCCATGATAGACGAGAAGCTTATATACTGGCCTAATTTCCTCATTCACAAGTGCAAGCAACGTCTCACCCGCTTGACACAGGTTCAAACTCGCATGCGTCGTATTGCGGCCGAGGAAGAACGATTGGGTGAAAAGCTTGTTCCTAAGATGGCCCCTAAGATCAGACACCGTGAGCAGGCCCGTGAGCGCAAGgccgaggctgctgccaAGCTGGAACGAACCATTGAGCGCGAGCTTGTTGAGCGTCTTCGACAGGGCGCTTACGGTGACCAGCCTCTCAATGTCAGCGAATCCATCTGGAAGAAGGTTCTTAATGCCATGGAGCGTGACGGCGAGGGCCAACGTGACAAGGACCTGGACAAGGGTCTTGACGAGAACGGCGAGGAGGCTGAATGgagtgaggaggaggaagacgacaACCTGGAGAACCAGGTTGAGTATGTTTCCGATATCGAGGAGAGTGACGAGGAGCTCGGCGACCTTGAGGACTGGCTCGAGAGCGaaaatgaggaggaggacgaagatgaggatgatgatgatgacagcgaAGAGTCCGAGACTGAGAAGTCTGGCAACAAACGAAAGCGTGGACGTGccatcaagatgaagaacaagaagcccaggcaggaggagaagaaggagaagctgatGCTCACCAACGATCTCACATGGTAA
- a CDS encoding probable VPS55-involved in late endosome to vacuole trafficking: MPTAGLKTIIALSFVLAVGFLLVILSCALWKVYYPLLVVATYVIAPIPNWICGHCANPDDFVESSGAAVLDLGRFFTGFFVVMGIALPVVLAHSGLIEVQAMVMSIIGGLLIYGTIVSFGMFFHEEQDF; the protein is encoded by the exons ATGCCGACCGCCggcctcaagaccatcatcGCCCTCTCCTTCGTCCTCGCCGTTGGTTTCCTCCTCGTTATTCTCTCCTGCGCTTTGTGGAAGGTGTATTATCctctcctcgtcgtcgctaCCTATGTCATTGCGCCTATTCCCAACTGGATCTGCGGACACTGCGCCAACCCTGATGACTTCGTGGAGAGCTCTGGCGCTGCGGTTCTAGACTTGGGACGCTTCTTTACAGGTTTCTTTGTTGTTATGGGAATTG CTCTCCCTGTCGTTCTCGCTCACTCTGGTCTCATCGAGGTGCAAGCCATGGTTATGTCCATAATCGGCGGTCTATTGATCTACGGAACCATTGTCAGCTTCGGCATGTTTTTCCACGAGGAGCAAGATTTCTAA